From one Bradyrhizobium sp. Ash2021 genomic stretch:
- a CDS encoding Tex family protein, translating into MANIHRQIAQELGVREQQVEATVTLLDGGATVPFVARYRKEITGGLDDTQLRTLEERLNYLRELEERRTAILNSVREQGKLDAALEAAILAADSKGRLEDIYLPFKPKRRTKAEIAKEAGLEPLSELLLTQPQNDPQVVAAGFVDADKQVADVAAALDGARAILVERFAEDADLIGSLREQMWSSGLMASTVRKGKKTEGEKFKDYFDFSEPLHKLPSHRILAMFRGEKEEILELQVLPDAQPPATTMPSSYELKIMQRFAVSDQGRPGDRWLVETARWAWRTKIQVHLNIDLRMRLWTLAETEAVRVFASNLRDLLLAAPAGARVTMGLDPGFRSGVKVAIVDATGKVVATTAVYPHEPQRQWDAALATLGKLAVAHRVDLIAIGNGTASRETDKLAMDLVKLLPDLKMSKIVVSEAGASVYSASAFASEELPELDVTLRGAVSIARRLQDPLAELVKIDPKAIGVGQYQHDLGETKLARSLDAVVEDCVNAVGVDANTASAPLLARVSGIGSGLAQSIVQHRDANGPFKSRKALKEVPRLGPKAFEQCAGFLRINDGEDPLDASGVHPEAYPVVRRILGATKSDIKALIGNAEIVRQLKPQAFVDDTFGLPTVTDILRELEKPGRDPRPAFKAAVFKEGVEEIKHLKRGMILEGTVTNVAAFGAFVDIGVHQDGLVHISAMSKTFIKDPREVVKSGDIVKVKVLEVEVARKRIALTLRLDDEVGAKGPKLTEGKPRDISRAQMTSQAPRKPQEASGGGALAEALRRASEKSGRGKNGA; encoded by the coding sequence GTGGCAAACATTCATCGGCAGATTGCGCAGGAACTCGGTGTCCGCGAGCAGCAGGTCGAGGCGACCGTGACCCTGCTCGACGGCGGCGCCACCGTCCCCTTTGTCGCAAGGTACCGCAAGGAAATCACCGGCGGGCTCGACGATACGCAATTGCGTACGCTGGAGGAGCGCCTGAATTATCTGCGCGAACTTGAAGAGCGCCGCACCGCCATCCTCAATTCGGTCCGCGAACAGGGCAAGCTCGATGCCGCGCTGGAAGCGGCGATCCTCGCCGCCGACAGCAAGGGACGGCTGGAAGACATCTATCTGCCGTTCAAGCCGAAGCGCCGGACCAAGGCCGAGATCGCCAAGGAGGCGGGTCTCGAGCCGCTCTCGGAATTGTTGCTGACGCAGCCGCAAAACGATCCACAGGTGGTCGCCGCAGGTTTCGTCGATGCCGATAAGCAGGTGGCCGATGTGGCTGCGGCGCTCGACGGCGCGCGCGCGATCCTGGTGGAGCGGTTCGCCGAGGACGCCGATTTGATCGGAAGCTTGCGCGAGCAAATGTGGTCAAGCGGCCTGATGGCCTCCACGGTGCGCAAAGGCAAGAAAACCGAGGGCGAAAAATTCAAGGACTATTTCGACTTCAGCGAGCCGCTGCACAAGCTGCCATCGCACCGCATCCTGGCGATGTTCCGCGGCGAGAAGGAAGAAATCCTTGAGCTGCAGGTGCTGCCGGATGCGCAGCCGCCGGCCACGACAATGCCCAGCTCGTATGAACTGAAGATCATGCAGCGTTTTGCCGTCTCCGACCAGGGCCGTCCCGGCGACCGCTGGCTGGTGGAGACGGCGCGGTGGGCGTGGCGCACCAAGATCCAGGTGCATCTCAACATCGACCTGCGGATGCGGCTGTGGACGCTGGCCGAAACCGAAGCCGTCCGCGTGTTCGCATCGAATTTGCGCGACCTGCTGCTGGCGGCGCCGGCCGGCGCGCGCGTCACCATGGGCCTCGATCCCGGCTTCCGCTCCGGCGTCAAGGTTGCAATCGTCGACGCCACCGGCAAGGTGGTGGCGACCACGGCGGTCTATCCGCATGAGCCGCAGCGGCAATGGGATGCGGCGCTGGCGACGCTCGGAAAGCTGGCGGTCGCGCACCGCGTCGATTTGATCGCGATCGGCAACGGCACCGCGTCGCGCGAGACCGACAAGCTCGCGATGGACCTGGTCAAGCTGCTGCCGGACCTGAAAATGTCGAAGATCGTGGTCTCGGAAGCCGGCGCGTCGGTCTATTCGGCCTCGGCCTTTGCTTCCGAGGAATTGCCCGAACTCGACGTCACCTTGCGCGGCGCGGTGTCGATTGCGCGGCGGCTGCAGGATCCCTTGGCCGAACTGGTCAAGATCGATCCGAAGGCGATCGGCGTCGGCCAGTATCAGCATGACCTTGGCGAGACCAAACTCGCGCGCTCGCTCGATGCCGTGGTCGAAGACTGCGTCAACGCGGTCGGCGTCGATGCCAACACCGCTTCCGCGCCGCTCTTGGCACGGGTGTCGGGCATCGGTTCCGGGCTGGCGCAAAGCATCGTGCAGCACCGCGACGCCAACGGTCCGTTCAAATCGCGCAAGGCGCTGAAGGAAGTGCCGCGGCTCGGGCCGAAAGCATTCGAGCAATGCGCCGGGTTCCTGCGCATCAATGATGGCGAGGACCCGCTCGATGCTTCCGGCGTGCATCCGGAAGCCTATCCGGTGGTGCGACGGATTCTCGGCGCCACCAAGAGCGACATCAAGGCGCTGATCGGCAATGCCGAGATCGTGCGCCAGTTGAAGCCGCAGGCTTTCGTCGACGACACTTTTGGTCTGCCCACGGTGACCGACATCTTGCGCGAACTAGAAAAGCCCGGCCGCGATCCGCGTCCGGCCTTCAAGGCCGCGGTGTTCAAGGAAGGTGTCGAGGAGATCAAGCACCTCAAGCGCGGCATGATCCTCGAAGGCACGGTGACCAACGTCGCCGCGTTCGGCGCCTTTGTCGATATCGGCGTCCATCAGGACGGGCTGGTGCACATCTCGGCGATGTCGAAGACCTTCATCAAGGATCCGCGCGAGGTGGTGAAGTCCGGCGACATCGTCAAGGTGAAGGTGCTGGAGGTCGAGGTCGCCCGCAAGCGCATCGCGCTGACCTTGCGTCTCGATGACGAGGTGGGCGCCAAGGGCCCCAAGCTGACGGAAGGCAAGCCGCGCGATATTTCCCGGGCGCAGATGACGTCGCAGGCGCCGCGCAAGCCGCAGGAAGCCTCGGGTGGCGGCGCGCTCGCCGAAGCCCTGCGCCGCGCCAGCGAGAAGTCAGGGCGCGGCAAGAACGGCGCTTAG
- the glsA gene encoding glutaminase A — protein sequence MKVSRTGAPAWTSSKPPLLRFLNACHEEYAADTSGAVADYIPELGKADPDHFGVSLATLDGHVYEVGDTKVPFTIQSMSKPFVFALALDTLGAGRVESAIGVEPSGDPFNSIRLNADNHPFNAMVNAGAITCSGLIHEAKGADAFECIRQALGRFAGRDLDVDESVYASESATGDRNRAIGYLLRTNAVITENVVSVLDVYFRQCAILVTARDIAVMAATLANRGVNPVTGEQVMSAYAISRTLSVMTSSGMYDYAGEWIYRIGIPAKSGVGGGILAALPARLGLGSYSPKLDKHGNSVRGIKVCEALSSHYDLHMLNRSDNARSAIIADYNIGENPSRRSRRPHEQNILAAHRQDVRVIELMGTLSLSNVDYVARRIAADPRPQFVIFDLRRVTSMTRAGARLLAEEFRELAAFHVTVIVSGIKRASEEWRTIAEWTDSLANMRYYFLLDAAIEWAEDQVVYRHGGSIDFFDATELSEQRLLAGLTEEELTDLASLAAIRTYQPGEKIITTGDPATSLFFLRSGVVHVTLPDGIRLATLTAGMPFGEMALLEPSRSADVLADMAATAYEISLRDFERFRRQHPRAGERIMRNLAQLLADRLILANARVNLLTSN from the coding sequence ATGAAAGTATCGCGCACCGGCGCTCCGGCCTGGACCAGCTCGAAACCGCCCTTGCTGCGGTTCCTGAACGCCTGTCATGAGGAATACGCTGCGGATACCAGCGGCGCGGTCGCCGATTACATCCCTGAGCTCGGCAAGGCCGACCCTGACCATTTTGGCGTCAGCCTCGCGACCCTCGACGGCCACGTCTATGAGGTCGGCGACACAAAGGTGCCCTTCACCATCCAGTCGATGTCAAAACCTTTCGTGTTCGCTCTGGCCCTGGACACTCTTGGCGCGGGGCGCGTCGAAAGCGCGATCGGCGTCGAGCCGTCGGGCGATCCCTTCAATTCGATCCGCCTCAACGCGGACAATCACCCGTTCAACGCGATGGTGAATGCCGGCGCGATCACCTGTTCCGGCCTGATCCACGAAGCCAAGGGCGCGGATGCGTTCGAATGCATCCGGCAGGCGCTGGGCCGCTTCGCCGGGCGCGATCTCGACGTCGATGAATCCGTCTACGCCTCGGAAAGCGCGACCGGCGACCGCAACCGCGCCATCGGCTATCTCCTGCGCACCAACGCCGTCATCACCGAGAACGTCGTCTCCGTACTCGATGTCTATTTCCGGCAATGCGCGATCCTGGTGACGGCGCGCGACATCGCCGTGATGGCCGCAACGCTGGCCAATCGCGGCGTCAATCCGGTGACCGGCGAACAGGTGATGAGCGCTTACGCGATTTCGCGCACGCTGTCGGTAATGACCTCGTCCGGCATGTACGATTATGCCGGCGAATGGATCTACCGCATCGGCATCCCGGCCAAGAGCGGCGTCGGCGGCGGCATTCTGGCGGCGTTGCCGGCGCGGCTCGGGCTCGGCAGCTATTCGCCCAAGCTCGACAAGCACGGCAACAGCGTGCGCGGCATCAAGGTCTGCGAGGCGCTGTCGTCGCACTACGATCTGCACATGCTCAACCGCAGCGACAACGCGCGCAGCGCCATCATTGCCGATTATAATATCGGCGAAAATCCGTCACGGCGCAGCCGCCGACCGCATGAGCAGAACATCCTCGCCGCGCACCGTCAGGATGTCCGCGTCATCGAGCTGATGGGGACGCTGTCGTTATCGAATGTCGACTATGTTGCGCGCCGGATCGCGGCCGACCCGCGCCCGCAATTCGTCATTTTCGATCTTCGCCGGGTCACCTCGATGACGCGCGCGGGCGCCCGCCTGCTCGCCGAGGAATTCCGCGAGCTGGCGGCCTTTCATGTCACGGTGATCGTCTCTGGCATCAAGCGGGCGTCGGAGGAATGGAGGACGATCGCGGAGTGGACCGACAGCCTCGCGAACATGCGGTACTATTTCCTGCTCGATGCCGCGATCGAATGGGCGGAAGACCAGGTGGTCTATCGTCACGGCGGGTCGATCGATTTTTTCGACGCGACCGAGCTGTCCGAGCAGCGGCTGCTGGCGGGATTGACCGAAGAGGAACTGACCGACCTCGCCTCGCTGGCCGCGATCAGGACCTATCAGCCCGGCGAAAAGATCATCACCACCGGCGATCCCGCAACATCGCTGTTCTTTCTCCGAAGCGGCGTGGTGCATGTCACCCTGCCCGACGGCATCCGGCTGGCAACGCTGACAGCCGGCATGCCGTTCGGCGAGATGGCGCTGCTGGAGCCGAGCCGCTCGGCGGACGTGCTCGCCGATATGGCGGCGACCGCCTACGAGATATCGCTGCGCGATTTCGAACGGTTTCGCAGGCAGCATCCGCGCGCCGGCGAACGGATCATGCGCAACCTTGCGCAACTGCTCGCCGACCGCCTGATCCTCGCCAATGCCAGGGTCAATCTGCTGACGTCGAATTAG
- a CDS encoding acetyl-CoA carboxylase biotin carboxyl carrier protein subunit, which translates to MPDIKIVTEVAGRVCALPVDAGSNVGDGDEIAFVEAMKMEIPVTTTAAGKIKAILVRIDEMIAEGQAVAIVET; encoded by the coding sequence ATGCCAGATATCAAGATCGTCACCGAAGTTGCCGGCCGCGTGTGCGCGCTTCCCGTTGATGCCGGAAGCAACGTCGGCGATGGCGACGAGATCGCGTTCGTCGAAGCCATGAAGATGGAAATACCGGTGACAACGACCGCAGCCGGGAAAATCAAGGCGATACTGGTCAGAATCGACGAAATGATTGCCGAAGGCCAGGCCGTCGCCATCGTCGAAACCTAA